From a single Vallitalea longa genomic region:
- a CDS encoding PLAT/LH2 domain-containing protein yields MKIRKIFTSCLALVLLLMLCPKNVLAYQPASHYVLMQETMKSLPEGSLIKSAMEKYPDIAAWGANGPDLPLIQPRQVLGYSPWSDRFHYFKIGSFAKNLLQDALAAKDMKRISFAAGWLTHVCGDYACHGIFVNPESGLYLIDPSGRDLHMSLESAADPYLWVNKGGFDSSDYSDGISDCFAEVTDIPFDTFNTSVQNIYGSCPSTLEEKSWCYTLMTGLKTGVGYKYQTYEEANDFLSENNRRERLENSFDSAHAHVVKLLTEAEQGDYSGFTDRWNIDVGLDNNPISSLTVTVHTGNEKRGLLHSEWAGTDDDVYFGIETKDGETKEWLLDKEGYNDFEVDDIDEYYLYNGTDIHPDDISNIYIKKITKHGGIGGDWYLENLDVNINGHSAYNSDIKSWIDEDNSTWKDSVDFSNMDLDTEPIE; encoded by the coding sequence ATGAAAATAAGAAAAATTTTTACTAGTTGCTTAGCATTAGTACTATTACTTATGTTATGCCCAAAAAACGTGTTAGCTTATCAACCTGCTTCTCATTATGTTCTTATGCAAGAAACTATGAAAAGCCTACCAGAAGGTAGCCTAATTAAAAGTGCTATGGAAAAATATCCAGATATAGCAGCTTGGGGAGCCAATGGTCCTGATCTACCATTAATTCAACCAAGACAGGTTCTTGGATATTCACCTTGGTCTGATAGATTTCATTATTTTAAGATTGGAAGCTTTGCTAAGAATTTATTACAAGATGCTCTAGCAGCAAAAGATATGAAGAGAATATCATTTGCTGCTGGATGGCTTACTCATGTATGTGGCGATTACGCTTGTCATGGAATATTTGTAAATCCTGAATCCGGACTATATTTGATTGATCCATCTGGACGTGATTTACATATGAGTCTTGAATCAGCTGCTGATCCATATCTATGGGTCAATAAAGGTGGTTTCGACAGTTCTGATTACTCAGATGGTATATCCGATTGTTTTGCTGAAGTAACAGATATTCCTTTTGATACTTTCAATACAAGTGTACAGAATATATATGGTTCTTGTCCTTCTACATTAGAAGAGAAATCATGGTGCTATACTCTTATGACAGGTCTTAAAACAGGTGTAGGTTATAAGTATCAGACTTATGAAGAAGCTAACGATTTTCTATCTGAGAATAATAGAAGAGAGAGATTAGAAAATTCTTTTGATTCAGCTCATGCTCATGTTGTTAAGTTATTAACCGAGGCAGAGCAAGGAGATTATAGTGGATTCACTGATCGTTGGAATATTGATGTAGGTCTTGATAATAATCCTATAAGTTCATTAACTGTTACAGTACATACTGGTAATGAAAAAAGAGGTTTGCTACATAGTGAATGGGCTGGTACTGATGATGATGTATACTTTGGTATTGAGACCAAGGATGGAGAAACAAAAGAATGGTTATTAGATAAAGAAGGATATAATGATTTTGAAGTTGACGATATTGACGAATATTACCTATATAATGGTACAGATATTCATCCTGATGATATAAGTAATATTTATATAAAAAAAATTACAAAACATGGCGGTATTGGTGGTGACTGGTATTTAGAGAATTTAGATGTCAACATCAATGGTCATTCAGCTTATAACAGTGACATCAAATCTTGGATTGATGAGGATAATTCTACTTGGAAAGATAGTGTTGATTTCAGTAACATGGATTTAGATACTGAACCAATAGAATAA
- a CDS encoding radical SAM protein, whose protein sequence is MDGNYITQLLEKEEVLDKNEIVQLLNVNMNSKDFYSILNKANELTRNEFQNKGIIFAQIGLNAEPCSANCKFCSMGANHYSLDSTWKKSADEVLFEIRDLVKKGINDLFLMTTADYPMEDYLKIGSEVKRILPEGVRLVANIGDFDVDTAKELKKVGFTGVYHIHRLREGIDTDIKPEKRLKTLAAIAHENLELYYCVEPIGPEHSYEEIADEIIRARENNVSVMAVMRRIPVKGTPLYDKGQISARELAKIAAVSRIASKPKRAMNAHEVTPMTLICGVNQLYAEYGANPRDHLSITEDSRGYCVDDVKKMLIDADYEIKN, encoded by the coding sequence ATGGATGGCAATTACATAACACAGCTATTAGAAAAAGAAGAAGTACTAGATAAGAACGAAATAGTACAGTTATTGAATGTGAATATGAATTCAAAAGACTTTTATTCCATTCTGAATAAAGCAAATGAATTGACTAGAAATGAATTTCAAAACAAAGGAATAATATTTGCACAGATAGGTTTAAATGCCGAACCATGCTCAGCAAACTGTAAATTCTGTTCAATGGGCGCTAATCACTATTCTCTAGATAGCACTTGGAAAAAATCAGCAGATGAAGTTTTATTTGAAATAAGAGACTTAGTTAAAAAAGGCATAAATGACCTATTCTTGATGACTACTGCAGATTATCCAATGGAAGATTATCTAAAGATAGGCTCAGAAGTTAAGAGAATTCTTCCAGAAGGTGTAAGATTAGTAGCTAACATAGGGGATTTTGACGTTGACACAGCAAAAGAATTAAAAAAAGTTGGATTTACTGGTGTTTATCATATTCATAGATTAAGAGAAGGTATTGATACAGATATCAAACCAGAAAAAAGATTAAAAACACTAGCAGCAATTGCTCATGAAAACCTGGAGTTATATTATTGTGTTGAACCAATAGGTCCTGAGCATAGCTATGAAGAAATAGCTGATGAAATCATAAGAGCTAGAGAAAATAATGTAAGTGTTATGGCTGTCATGAGAAGAATACCAGTAAAAGGTACTCCTTTATATGATAAAGGACAAATATCCGCTAGAGAACTAGCCAAAATTGCAGCAGTTTCTCGAATAGCTTCAAAACCCAAAAGAGCCATGAATGCACATGAGGTTACACCTATGACTTTAATCTGCGGGGTTAATCAATTATATGCTGAATATGGTGCTAATCCAAGAGATCATCTATCTATCACTGAAGATAGCAGGGGTTATTGTGTTGATGATGTAAAGAAAATGCTTATAGATGCTGATTATGAAATAAAAAATTAA
- a CDS encoding transglutaminase domain-containing protein codes for MLFSNELKRIIDNDFQEVLELVKYKEKEILTGLDRCSEEEQDCIKFLYTCMPLSDIANYSFDMYLKYVKHSLFLKENISWCEKIPADIFLKYVMFYRVNNENIEDCRTTFYNCIIDRIKNKSMTESVTEVNYWCLEQATYQTTDERTASPLTVLRSAYGRCGEESTFTVTALRSVGIPARQVYVPRWSHCDDNHAWVEVWCDGKWNYLGACEPEPVLNVGWFTAAASRAMLINGRVFTSFNNIDMIVTEEVISKNDKAALINSLDTYADTKKLQVKVIDFNHNPMEKVKVRFEVLNYAEFFPVATVVTDKEGIAEITLGLGDIYIHAVKDNRYINRLLDIRKTTSIILDWNESITDEVITEDIDIYPPVDNMSYAVRLTESQKEYGKKRFEQSNNVRKVKESQYYNNDNIDELLKDNNYTIEVKDFFVKSKGNYLEIKEFIDSDIDNCNTQDKIRLLSSLVDKDYTDITCEKLKEHLIYSNVYKNNFQEDIFVDYIMSPRIHFEMITNYRKFILDYFDEKTKEEFINHPIKIWDYIDTYINEIGSMEYRPLITNPVELIRMKKGSNLSKKILFVAICRSLGIPARIDKENMEIQYYNDNEFVNVKYVIQKDLVKLTINDEDNTNWIYWLNWTIGKLNNGVYETLDFVDRKWVDNKLVLELEPGNYRIITSNRMPNGSVFTREYCFVLFVERELGISLRQGKLEDMFKNIEINDFSLYDSDNNKVLAKDIIDDNKNIVIWIEEGKEPTEHVLNEMLEHQEALSRLSCNITFILRDKQALTNNTLNKTLEAFPDIKIYYDEGASNAEPISRRVYVDPDKLPLILLTNNGLNVVYAFSGYNVGLSDLIIKIIEAI; via the coding sequence ATGTTGTTTTCTAATGAACTCAAGAGAATTATTGATAATGACTTTCAAGAAGTTCTAGAATTAGTAAAATACAAGGAAAAAGAAATACTAACTGGACTTGACAGATGTAGTGAAGAAGAACAAGACTGCATTAAATTCTTATATACATGTATGCCTCTTAGTGATATAGCGAATTATAGTTTTGACATGTATTTGAAATATGTAAAACACAGTCTTTTTTTAAAGGAGAACATATCTTGGTGTGAAAAGATACCAGCTGATATATTTCTTAAATACGTAATGTTCTATCGTGTAAATAATGAAAACATTGAAGATTGTAGAACTACATTCTACAATTGTATCATTGATAGAATAAAAAATAAGAGTATGACTGAATCGGTTACAGAAGTGAATTATTGGTGTCTGGAACAAGCTACATATCAAACTACTGATGAAAGAACAGCTTCTCCATTAACAGTTCTAAGATCAGCTTATGGAAGATGTGGTGAAGAGTCTACTTTTACAGTTACTGCGTTAAGGAGTGTAGGTATTCCTGCAAGACAAGTATATGTACCAAGATGGTCACACTGTGACGATAATCATGCATGGGTAGAGGTATGGTGTGATGGTAAATGGAATTATCTAGGTGCATGTGAACCAGAACCTGTTCTTAATGTTGGATGGTTTACTGCTGCTGCATCAAGGGCAATGCTAATAAACGGTAGAGTATTTACTTCATTTAATAATATAGATATGATAGTTACTGAAGAAGTAATTTCCAAGAATGATAAAGCAGCATTAATCAATAGCCTTGATACATATGCAGATACTAAAAAGTTACAAGTGAAGGTAATAGATTTTAACCATAATCCTATGGAAAAAGTGAAAGTGCGTTTTGAAGTCCTTAATTATGCTGAATTTTTCCCTGTGGCTACAGTTGTTACTGACAAAGAAGGAATAGCAGAAATCACTCTGGGGCTAGGAGATATATATATTCACGCTGTAAAAGATAACAGATATATTAATAGGCTTCTAGACATTAGAAAAACTACTTCTATAATACTTGATTGGAATGAATCCATAACAGATGAAGTAATCACAGAAGATATAGATATATATCCTCCTGTAGATAACATGAGTTATGCAGTCAGATTAACAGAAAGTCAGAAAGAATATGGTAAAAAACGTTTTGAACAATCTAATAATGTAAGAAAAGTAAAAGAAAGTCAATATTATAATAATGATAATATAGATGAATTATTGAAAGACAACAATTATACTATTGAAGTGAAAGATTTTTTTGTTAAATCAAAGGGCAATTATCTAGAAATAAAAGAATTCATCGATAGTGATATAGATAATTGCAATACGCAAGATAAAATCAGATTATTGAGTAGCCTAGTTGATAAAGATTATACGGATATCACATGTGAAAAGTTAAAAGAACATCTAATATATTCAAACGTATATAAAAATAATTTCCAAGAAGATATATTCGTTGATTATATCATGAGTCCTAGGATACACTTTGAAATGATAACTAATTATCGAAAATTCATATTAGACTATTTTGACGAAAAAACAAAGGAAGAATTTATTAATCATCCCATAAAAATATGGGATTATATAGATACTTATATCAATGAGATAGGGAGTATGGAATATAGACCATTGATTACTAATCCAGTCGAATTGATTAGAATGAAAAAGGGTAGTAACTTATCCAAGAAAATTTTATTTGTAGCTATATGCCGTTCACTAGGCATACCTGCTAGAATAGATAAAGAGAACATGGAAATCCAATATTACAATGATAATGAGTTCGTTAATGTTAAATATGTGATACAAAAAGACCTTGTGAAATTGACCATTAATGATGAAGACAACACAAATTGGATATATTGGCTCAACTGGACTATAGGTAAACTTAATAATGGAGTCTATGAAACATTGGATTTTGTTGATAGGAAATGGGTTGATAATAAATTAGTATTAGAATTAGAACCAGGCAACTATCGTATTATCACATCTAATAGAATGCCTAACGGAAGTGTTTTCACTAGGGAATATTGTTTTGTTCTATTTGTTGAAAGAGAGTTAGGTATTTCTTTACGACAAGGCAAATTAGAAGATATGTTCAAGAACATAGAGATAAATGATTTCAGCCTATATGATAGTGATAACAATAAGGTTTTGGCGAAAGATATAATAGATGATAATAAGAATATAGTTATCTGGATTGAAGAGGGAAAAGAACCTACAGAGCATGTTCTTAACGAAATGTTAGAGCATCAAGAGGCATTGAGCAGATTATCTTGTAACATAACTTTTATATTAAGAGATAAACAAGCACTCACAAATAATACTCTTAACAAAACCCTAGAAGCTTTTCCTGATATAAAAATATATTATGATGAAGGAGCTTCTAATGCCGAACCAATCTCAAGAAGGGTATATGTAGATCCAGATAAATTACCATTAATTTTATTAACCAATAACGGACTTAATGTTGTATATGCTTTTAGTGGTTATAATGTTGGATTGTCTGATTTGATAATTAAAATTATTGAAGCTATCTAA
- a CDS encoding copper homeostasis protein CutC, giving the protein MKYILEGCVDSVESAVEAEKGGTNRIELCSNLIIGGTTPSINLFHVVREKINIKINVLVRPRFGDFCYTDNEFEIIKRDIEMFKEAGADGVVIGVLTPEGTLDIDRVKEIMDIAKGMHVTLHRAFDMCKNPLESLEQAKELGINTILTSGQKNNCYEGRELIKELVCRSDGEVDILVGGGVKADIIEDMVLETGAISYHMSGKVVVDSLMKYRTSDVNMGLDSLSEYTIWQTSRENISRVKNILEAIINNSTNQIK; this is encoded by the coding sequence ATGAAATATATTCTTGAGGGTTGTGTAGACTCAGTTGAATCAGCTGTAGAGGCAGAAAAAGGCGGTACTAACCGTATAGAATTGTGTAGTAATCTAATAATAGGAGGGACAACCCCTAGCATTAATCTTTTTCATGTAGTAAGAGAGAAGATTAATATTAAGATCAATGTGCTTGTACGACCTAGATTCGGAGATTTCTGTTATACAGATAATGAATTTGAAATTATCAAAAGAGACATTGAAATGTTTAAGGAAGCTGGTGCTGATGGGGTCGTAATAGGTGTTCTTACCCCAGAGGGTACTTTGGATATAGATAGAGTGAAAGAAATTATGGATATTGCAAAAGGAATGCATGTGACATTACATCGAGCATTCGATATGTGCAAGAATCCATTAGAATCATTAGAGCAAGCAAAAGAATTAGGAATTAATACTATTCTTACATCAGGACAAAAGAATAATTGTTATGAAGGAAGAGAACTTATTAAAGAGCTAGTGTGCAGATCAGATGGTGAAGTTGATATTCTTGTTGGAGGTGGAGTCAAAGCTGACATAATCGAAGACATGGTTTTAGAGACTGGTGCTATTTCTTACCATATGTCAGGTAAAGTAGTTGTTGATAGTTTAATGAAATATAGAACATCGGATGTAAATATGGGTCTGGATTCATTAAGCGAATACACTATATGGCAAACAAGTCGTGAAAACATATCTAGAGTTAAAAATATTCTGGAGGCAATAATCAATAACTCAACCAACCAAATCAAATAA
- a CDS encoding leucyl aminopeptidase, which yields MISISGGKECRNKVVFAYDDKPINIKGVEQTYYTLDRSLNSINNIYIDNNFYVIIGLGSYKEFNIKKMKSVLAKSIKCMKKNNMIKLHININLFIKRYGEDCLFHVVEGIKLGSYEFYGYKKDRKEFNYNAYLSGISDDNTQHIQELIIEAENIVDGVILARDMVNAPANKLTPELFSEEVLSLGRKAGFVVDILEVDALEKLNMNAFLTVGKSSGNAPKLIVMRYNGDDTSEKVTGLIGKGVTCDTGGYCLKPGETMAGIKGDMAGGAAVVGAIYALAMNKVKANVVGVVPACENRISRESFIPGDVIDSMSGKTIEIINTDAEGRLILADAVTYAIEKEHADKVIDIATLTGVVVKALGFTTAGVLSNNNDFFNDFKNAYKTSGEQYWRFPIYDEYRDLIKSDIADIKNMGTDYLGTITAGLFIESFVKDYPWIHLDIAGTAWVKPPIFEYQSEGATGAGVTTLYYLFGIGEK from the coding sequence ATGATTAGTATAAGTGGGGGAAAGGAATGTAGAAACAAGGTAGTTTTTGCATATGATGATAAACCAATCAATATCAAGGGTGTAGAGCAGACATATTACACTTTAGATAGAAGTCTGAATTCAATAAATAATATTTATATTGATAATAATTTTTATGTGATCATAGGTCTAGGAAGCTATAAAGAATTTAATATTAAAAAGATGAAATCCGTTTTAGCTAAAAGTATTAAATGTATGAAAAAGAATAATATGATAAAACTCCATATAAATATCAATTTATTTATAAAACGATATGGTGAAGATTGTTTATTTCATGTAGTGGAAGGTATCAAATTAGGTTCATACGAATTTTATGGATATAAAAAAGATAGAAAAGAATTTAATTATAATGCTTATCTATCTGGAATAAGTGATGACAACACGCAGCATATACAAGAACTGATAATCGAAGCTGAAAATATTGTTGATGGGGTAATATTAGCTAGAGATATGGTTAATGCTCCTGCCAATAAATTAACTCCTGAGCTTTTCTCAGAAGAAGTATTGTCTCTAGGGAGAAAAGCGGGTTTTGTCGTAGATATTCTTGAAGTTGATGCATTGGAAAAACTTAATATGAATGCTTTCTTGACAGTTGGTAAAAGTAGTGGTAATGCACCAAAATTGATTGTCATGAGATATAATGGTGATGATACAAGCGAAAAGGTGACAGGACTTATAGGAAAAGGTGTTACTTGTGATACAGGAGGTTATTGTCTTAAGCCAGGTGAAACAATGGCTGGTATAAAAGGTGATATGGCTGGTGGAGCAGCAGTAGTAGGCGCAATATATGCATTAGCTATGAATAAAGTGAAAGCTAATGTAGTGGGTGTTGTTCCTGCCTGTGAGAACCGTATTTCAAGAGAAAGTTTCATACCGGGAGATGTCATTGATTCTATGTCAGGAAAGACTATAGAAATAATCAATACAGATGCTGAAGGAAGATTGATTCTAGCTGATGCGGTAACGTATGCTATAGAAAAAGAGCATGCTGATAAGGTTATTGATATTGCTACTCTTACAGGTGTGGTAGTTAAAGCATTAGGATTCACAACAGCTGGAGTCTTAAGTAATAATAATGATTTCTTTAATGATTTCAAAAATGCTTATAAAACATCAGGGGAGCAATATTGGAGATTTCCCATATATGATGAATATAGAGACTTAATTAAAAGTGATATAGCTGATATTAAAAATATGGGTACAGATTACTTAGGTACAATAACTGCTGGATTATTCATTGAAAGTTTCGTTAAAGACTATCCATGGATTCATCTTGATATAGCTGGTACTGCATGGGTTAAGCCACCTATTTTTGAATATCAGTCAGAAGGAGCTACTGGAGCAGGAGTAACTACACTCTATTATCTATTTGGAATAGGAGAGAAATGA
- a CDS encoding alpha-amylase family protein: MKDLRYRQVHLDFHTSEYIPNVAVDFDPDEFANTLKDAHVNSITCFARCHHGYLYYPSKVWPEMIHPNLTKKDLLLQQIEACHKVGIKAPIYTTVQWDGHVARNHPEWLAVDDEGKHINSQDVEEPHFYYTICLNSGYRQYFKDHLQDIIDVVGIENIDGFFMDILFKVDCNCPKCVEKMTNLGFDSKDKTDRISYSLEMLHEFKTEITEFISKRVPDASIFYNSSHVGPALIDSLNEYTHLELESLPSGGWGYMHFPTTVRYARNLDKEILGMTGKFHTYWGDFHSLKNKAALEFECFQMLALNAGCSIGDQLDPRGRLSEGAYDLIGHVYKQVEEKEPYCIGAKALTEIGVMTPEEYYKPKDHDLGLPPSLVGTVRMLQELSYQFDIIDSNTDLQKYKLIILPDDIDYSSKLEKTLKEYTSKGGKVIGSYHSCLDTVNGRSDLYGVSYVKESPYYRDFILPNDTIGKDLFQEEYVMYLRGAEVISEDSTVLMNTIKPYFNREGKKFCSHQHTPSSGEIGRPAVTRKDNIIYFSHPVFKIYRQYSPIWCRIIVNDAIKLLLENKYIEHDGPSTVLTTINRQNNENRDIVHVLHYIAEKRAENLYTIEDIIPLSNISFRIYIGDKNVKDVYNISNEISIAYDEKDGYITFTANSIEGHEVFCIEYN, encoded by the coding sequence ATGAAAGATTTAAGATATAGACAAGTACATTTGGATTTTCATACAAGTGAGTATATTCCTAATGTAGCGGTTGATTTTGATCCAGATGAATTCGCAAATACATTGAAAGATGCTCATGTCAATTCAATAACGTGTTTTGCAAGATGTCATCACGGGTATCTATATTATCCATCTAAGGTATGGCCTGAAATGATACATCCTAATTTAACTAAAAAAGATTTGCTGTTACAACAAATAGAAGCCTGTCACAAAGTAGGAATAAAAGCTCCTATTTATACAACTGTTCAATGGGATGGTCATGTAGCAAGGAACCATCCTGAATGGTTGGCAGTAGACGATGAAGGAAAACATATAAACAGCCAAGATGTTGAAGAACCTCATTTCTACTATACGATATGTCTCAACAGTGGATATAGACAATATTTCAAAGATCATCTACAAGATATTATTGATGTGGTAGGTATTGAAAATATAGATGGTTTTTTTATGGATATCCTATTTAAAGTTGATTGCAACTGTCCAAAATGTGTTGAGAAAATGACTAACTTAGGCTTTGATTCAAAAGATAAGACTGATAGAATTTCCTATTCACTTGAAATGCTACATGAATTCAAGACTGAGATAACAGAGTTCATTAGTAAAAGAGTACCTGATGCAAGTATATTCTATAATAGTTCCCATGTTGGACCAGCATTAATAGATAGTTTAAATGAATATACTCATCTTGAATTAGAATCTCTACCAAGTGGAGGTTGGGGATATATGCATTTTCCTACAACTGTCAGATATGCAAGAAACCTAGATAAAGAAATATTAGGTATGACAGGAAAATTCCATACTTATTGGGGAGATTTTCATTCACTTAAAAACAAGGCAGCTCTTGAATTCGAATGTTTTCAAATGCTTGCCCTTAATGCAGGTTGTTCTATAGGTGATCAGCTTGACCCTAGAGGCAGATTATCAGAAGGGGCATATGACTTGATAGGTCATGTTTATAAACAAGTAGAAGAAAAAGAACCATATTGTATAGGGGCTAAGGCATTAACAGAAATAGGGGTTATGACTCCTGAAGAATACTATAAACCAAAAGATCATGACCTAGGACTTCCACCTTCATTAGTTGGAACAGTAAGGATGTTGCAAGAACTATCTTACCAATTTGATATTATCGATAGTAATACTGACTTGCAAAAATATAAACTTATAATTTTACCAGATGATATAGATTATTCAAGTAAACTTGAAAAAACATTGAAAGAATATACAAGTAAAGGTGGAAAGGTAATAGGAAGTTATCATTCATGTCTGGATACTGTGAACGGCAGAAGTGATTTATATGGTGTATCTTATGTGAAAGAATCTCCATATTATAGAGATTTCATATTACCTAATGATACCATTGGAAAAGATCTGTTCCAAGAAGAATATGTTATGTACTTAAGAGGGGCAGAAGTTATATCAGAAGATAGCACAGTACTAATGAACACCATAAAACCATATTTCAATAGAGAAGGTAAAAAATTCTGTTCTCATCAACATACACCTTCTTCAGGTGAAATAGGAAGGCCAGCGGTGACAAGAAAAGATAATATAATATATTTTTCTCATCCAGTATTTAAAATTTATAGACAATACAGTCCTATATGGTGTAGAATTATAGTTAATGATGCAATAAAACTTTTATTAGAAAACAAATATATAGAGCATGATGGACCTTCTACAGTGCTTACAACGATTAATAGACAAAATAATGAAAATAGAGATATCGTTCATGTATTACATTATATCGCAGAGAAAAGAGCGGAGAATCTATATACTATAGAAGATATAATACCACTATCCAATATATCATTTAGAATCTACATTGGAGATAAGAATGTTAAGGATGTATATAATATCTCTAATGAAATCAGTATTGCTTATGATGAAAAAGATGGGTATATCACATTTACAGCTAATAGTATAGAAGGACATGAGGTGTTCTGTATAGAATACAACTAA
- a CDS encoding carbohydrate ABC transporter permease, whose product MKKTKKSNSSMKKVGVYIFLIMMVLVFIGPMVFTLLSSLKGNVEIFDNPFGLPKEFLISNYITAWKEANMGTYFLNSILISGATVGILVFVSTMAAYVLARFKFRLNKFLGIFFLLGMMIPMHTILVPVAYIIGAFNLKNNIFALILLYVAFSLPFSIFVLTSFMKGINASLEEAAIIDGAGYFQIYSKVMLPLTVPAISTVSIFNFLGAWNNVLFPLLFINDNKLKPISLGLLNFNGERGSEYGPLMAAIIITVCVPFIIYLLFQEKVESGLAAGAIKG is encoded by the coding sequence ATGAAGAAAACAAAGAAATCAAATAGTTCTATGAAAAAAGTTGGAGTATACATTTTCTTGATAATGATGGTGTTAGTATTTATAGGTCCTATGGTGTTTACACTGTTATCATCACTTAAAGGTAATGTAGAGATTTTTGATAATCCATTTGGATTACCTAAGGAATTTTTGATAAGTAATTATATTACAGCTTGGAAAGAAGCGAATATGGGAACTTATTTTCTTAATAGTATTTTAATTTCTGGAGCAACAGTTGGTATATTGGTTTTTGTATCAACTATGGCAGCATATGTGTTAGCAAGATTCAAATTTAGATTGAACAAATTCTTAGGAATATTTTTCTTATTGGGAATGATGATTCCAATGCATACTATACTTGTGCCAGTAGCATATATTATAGGAGCTTTTAATCTGAAAAATAATATTTTCGCCCTTATTTTACTGTATGTAGCTTTTTCATTACCATTTAGTATATTTGTGCTTACATCTTTCATGAAAGGTATAAATGCATCATTAGAAGAGGCTGCAATTATTGACGGAGCAGGTTATTTCCAGATTTATTCTAAAGTAATGTTACCACTTACAGTACCTGCTATTTCAACAGTTTCAATATTTAATTTCTTAGGTGCTTGGAACAATGTATTATTCCCTCTTCTATTCATTAATGATAATAAATTAAAACCTATTTCGTTAGGACTACTTAACTTTAATGGTGAAAGAGGTTCAGAATATGGTCCTTTGATGGCAGCAATAATAATTACTGTTTGTGTACCGTTCATCATATATTTACTATTCCAAGAAAAAGTAGAAAGTGGTTTGGCAGCAGGTGCAATAAAAGGATAG
- a CDS encoding carbohydrate ABC transporter permease, with the protein MRAIKTKKDGTKILLFLIPALLIYLLFMVIPMIGAIFFSTSEWNGIKGSPINFVGLKNYISVFQSSAFILSLKNMGRMVFFSVLFHTPIALLLAVAINAKFKGYRFFKAVFFVPTIFPLTAVGLLWYFIFMPNGSLNHLLTSIGLESVVTSWLINPSTAINTIIFVNIWAGIGYYMVILLAGLTTIPNEVYEAASIDGASSFKKFFHVTIPMLKPIISMCILMDIIGTIKVFDLIFVMTEGGPNGLTNLPTTLMYYEAFRYDNYGAGSAIGVIILLIALVLTLGSKWIMKKTEA; encoded by the coding sequence TTGAGAGCAATAAAAACCAAGAAAGATGGAACTAAGATATTATTGTTTTTGATTCCAGCTTTATTAATATACCTACTATTTATGGTAATACCTATGATTGGTGCAATTTTCTTTTCAACATCTGAATGGAATGGGATAAAAGGATCTCCGATTAATTTTGTTGGTCTTAAGAATTATATATCAGTTTTTCAGAGTTCAGCTTTTATTCTATCTCTGAAAAATATGGGTAGGATGGTTTTCTTTAGTGTATTATTCCATACACCTATAGCTTTATTGTTGGCTGTAGCGATAAATGCAAAGTTTAAAGGGTATCGTTTTTTTAAAGCAGTATTTTTTGTGCCGACAATATTTCCTTTAACTGCTGTTGGATTATTATGGTATTTCATATTTATGCCTAATGGATCACTAAATCATTTATTAACTAGTATAGGCTTAGAAAGTGTAGTTACAAGTTGGTTGATTAATCCAAGTACCGCAATAAATACAATTATTTTCGTTAATATATGGGCAGGTATCGGATATTATATGGTTATTCTGTTAGCTGGTCTTACTACTATACCTAATGAAGTATATGAAGCAGCTTCTATAGACGGAGCTTCAAGTTTCAAAAAATTCTTTCATGTAACAATTCCTATGTTGAAACCTATTATAAGCATGTGTATATTGATGGATATAATCGGAACAATAAAAGTTTTTGACCTTATATTTGTTATGACGGAAGGTGGTCCAAATGGACTTACTAATCTACCGACAACATTGATGTACTATGAAGCCTTTAGGTATGATAATTATGGTGCAGGTAGTGCTATAGGAGTTATTATATTATTGATTGCACTTGTCCTAACATTAGGTAGCAAATGGATAATGAAAAAAACGGAAGCGTGA